Proteins from a genomic interval of Polaribacter sp. Q13:
- a CDS encoding family 43 glycosylhydrolase: MADPHAWVENDRVYVICGHDESWDGKGSFRMDRWEVWSSDDLVNWKHHRNISPKDTYIGDSPNCWAGDVCERDGKYYWFFSNRNINTGVMVADEITGEYKDLLGKPLLPKNIITGHPYDPEIFIENNVYTICFGAGTYYMATLAKDMKSLSTKPKKIIVQDEKGNSLKVEDKPTLFKRNGWYYLVYGSRYSMSKNLYGPYTFKGAFLYGGHTSFFEWKDQLYVLQENHDISAFYRGASLKPVFFNKDETIIIPEDDSMYPAPGRPFEFKNSTMGWKALEGTSLSFKNGKIQGEISDKNALIESAPWLYTDTGECTHFTISIKNKSNAKQLKLALYTRDLEKGFWKKTDPIKWEQQEWVSIPISSNDREFKEYTIQLSQFKEVKEKLMQIAMQPVSDTNIGTWEIEEIRVK, translated from the coding sequence ATGGCCGATCCACATGCATGGGTTGAAAATGATAGAGTATATGTGATTTGTGGTCATGATGAATCATGGGATGGTAAAGGCTCTTTTCGTATGGATCGTTGGGAAGTATGGTCTTCTGATGATTTAGTAAATTGGAAACATCATAGAAATATTTCCCCAAAGGATACTTATATTGGAGATAGTCCCAATTGTTGGGCAGGTGATGTTTGTGAAAGAGACGGAAAGTATTATTGGTTTTTCTCGAACCGAAACATCAATACAGGCGTAATGGTTGCCGATGAAATTACAGGAGAATACAAAGATTTATTAGGTAAGCCGTTGCTTCCAAAAAATATAATTACAGGGCATCCGTACGATCCCGAAATATTTATTGAAAATAATGTGTACACGATTTGTTTTGGTGCCGGAACCTATTACATGGCAACTTTGGCTAAGGACATGAAATCGCTATCAACCAAGCCTAAAAAAATAATCGTTCAGGATGAAAAAGGGAACAGTCTAAAAGTGGAAGATAAACCTACGCTTTTCAAACGAAACGGTTGGTATTATTTAGTGTATGGAAGCAGGTATTCTATGTCCAAAAATTTATATGGGCCCTATACATTTAAAGGTGCGTTTTTATATGGTGGACATACCAGTTTTTTCGAATGGAAAGACCAATTATACGTGTTACAGGAAAATCATGATATCAGTGCATTTTACCGTGGTGCGAGTTTAAAGCCTGTGTTTTTCAATAAAGATGAAACCATCATTATTCCCGAAGATGATAGTATGTATCCCGCACCCGGAAGACCTTTTGAATTTAAAAATTCTACGATGGGGTGGAAAGCTCTAGAAGGTACTTCACTTTCATTTAAGAATGGTAAGATACAAGGTGAAATTTCAGATAAGAATGCACTTATAGAAAGTGCTCCGTGGCTTTATACCGATACGGGAGAGTGTACTCATTTCACTATTTCAATTAAAAATAAGAGCAATGCTAAGCAATTGAAACTGGCCTTGTATACACGAGATCTTGAGAAAGGTTTTTGGAAGAAGACCGATCCAATTAAATGGGAGCAACAAGAATGGGTAAGTATTCCAATTAGCTCAAACGATAGAGAGTTTAAAGAATATACCATTCAATTATCTCAATTTAAAGAGGTAAAGGAAAAGCTAATGCAAATTGCTATGCAACCTGTTTCTGATACGAATATTGGAACTTGGGAAATTGAAGAAATTCGTGTTAAATAA
- a CDS encoding family 43 glycosylhydrolase gives MKTKLTLLIVVSIFLVQCKSKTSKTVLIPKQANKFVEVYQPDGDVFFGPDTKVLKEGKFYERWIPNDHTFVKAEDGKWHIFGITHPYTDPKLGSIHQGEFASFHAISSVTNFKETLSVDHYSDLPKILTPKERPGEITANHAPYIIKKDNLYYMVYGHSPMRLATSPDLNNWTPKGTFFEEEEGARDPNLILHDGTYYMTYCSEKCVRMRTSKDLLNWSEAKTILVTNEFDPESPSVIFHNDTFYLFVCAWEKGSWDRIELLGAYTHKAHVFASDDLMDFGTDQEKQITILNAHAPEIFQGEDKQWYISSVMYPGYGVSVDKLFWE, from the coding sequence ATGAAAACTAAATTAACATTGCTTATAGTTGTATCAATATTTTTGGTTCAATGTAAAAGTAAAACATCAAAAACAGTATTAATTCCGAAACAAGCGAATAAGTTTGTTGAGGTGTATCAGCCAGATGGCGATGTGTTTTTTGGACCAGATACAAAAGTACTTAAAGAAGGAAAGTTTTACGAAAGATGGATTCCTAATGATCATACGTTTGTAAAAGCAGAAGATGGTAAATGGCATATTTTTGGAATTACGCATCCGTATACAGATCCTAAATTAGGGAGCATTCATCAAGGCGAATTTGCTTCTTTTCATGCAATATCTTCGGTAACTAATTTTAAAGAAACCTTGTCGGTAGATCATTATTCTGATTTACCTAAAATACTAACTCCAAAAGAACGTCCGGGAGAAATTACAGCAAATCACGCTCCGTATATTATTAAAAAAGACAATTTGTATTATATGGTGTATGGGCATAGCCCGATGCGTTTGGCAACTTCACCAGATTTAAATAATTGGACACCAAAAGGAACTTTTTTCGAAGAGGAAGAAGGAGCAAGAGATCCTAATTTAATTTTGCATGACGGAACTTATTATATGACCTATTGTTCAGAAAAATGCGTGAGAATGAGAACATCAAAAGACTTACTAAATTGGTCTGAAGCCAAAACAATTTTAGTAACGAATGAATTTGATCCTGAATCTCCATCTGTAATATTTCACAATGATACTTTTTATCTTTTTGTATGTGCCTGGGAAAAAGGTTCTTGGGATCGTATTGAATTACTGGGAGCTTACACACATAAAGCGCATGTATTTGCTTCGGATGATTTAATGGATTTTGGAACAGATCAAGAAAAACAAATTACAATATTAAATGCCCATGCTCCAGAAATTTTTCAAGGAGAAGATAAACAATGGTATATTTCGAGTGTGATGTATCCTGGTTATGGTGTAAGTGTAGACAAACTTTTTTGGGAATAA
- a CDS encoding family 43 glycosylhydrolase, which yields MNKIFYAFIGLSFMLTSCGQDTSKKTVQTKEATTFFPFDLPEEKPNMPLSAAMNRNYDAYMGVRPETNELFTQFKYTKLKGFDYNNGDGTISRRDPSKVIFENGKYYIWYTHRETPTAPVGIPRVEESNDTIPSADWDLSDIFYATSKDGFTWEEQGVAVPRPAKPNIGHRSVTTTDILKFKGKYYLYYQAFSEAPGKSGGDNCPVAVSSSDSPNGPWTPHHKDVIPNGPAGSWDQFSIHDPYPIVHNGKIYLYYKSDFGKNKKEGKGNVRMHGLAIAENPLGPFKKHELNPIMNSGHETTLFPFKEGVAAFAIRDGNESNTIQYAKDWVNFEVAASVDLMPDAGGPFVKDAFTDTKYGQGITWGISHFARPHGDWKRNHVVLVRFDCDLSLEVNDPAMKKHHNTPKFEYLLSHGLNGKQRERISAETKSLK from the coding sequence ATGAACAAAATATTTTATGCATTTATTGGTCTTAGCTTTATGCTAACATCATGTGGGCAAGACACTTCTAAAAAAACGGTGCAAACTAAAGAAGCAACTACTTTTTTTCCGTTCGATTTACCAGAAGAGAAACCAAATATGCCGTTAAGCGCCGCAATGAACAGAAATTACGATGCGTATATGGGCGTAAGACCAGAAACAAATGAGTTGTTTACGCAATTTAAATATACAAAACTAAAGGGATTTGATTATAATAATGGAGATGGAACTATTTCTCGTCGAGATCCTTCTAAAGTTATTTTTGAAAACGGAAAATACTATATTTGGTATACACATAGAGAAACTCCAACAGCTCCTGTAGGCATACCAAGAGTTGAAGAATCTAATGATACAATTCCTTCTGCAGATTGGGATTTATCGGATATTTTTTATGCAACTTCAAAAGATGGTTTTACTTGGGAAGAACAAGGCGTTGCAGTGCCAAGACCTGCAAAACCTAATATTGGGCATCGCTCTGTAACAACCACCGATATTTTAAAATTTAAAGGGAAGTATTACTTGTATTATCAAGCTTTTTCTGAAGCACCAGGTAAAAGTGGTGGAGATAATTGTCCGGTGGCGGTTTCTTCTTCAGATTCTCCAAACGGACCTTGGACGCCTCATCATAAAGATGTAATTCCGAATGGACCTGCAGGATCTTGGGATCAGTTTTCAATTCATGATCCATACCCAATAGTACATAATGGTAAAATTTATTTGTATTATAAATCCGATTTCGGAAAAAACAAAAAAGAAGGTAAAGGAAATGTAAGAATGCATGGTTTGGCAATTGCAGAGAATCCACTTGGACCTTTTAAAAAGCATGAATTAAATCCGATTATGAATTCTGGACACGAAACAACTTTGTTTCCATTTAAAGAAGGCGTTGCTGCTTTTGCAATTAGAGACGGAAATGAAAGTAATACCATTCAATATGCAAAAGATTGGGTGAATTTTGAGGTTGCTGCTTCGGTAGATTTAATGCCAGATGCTGGTGGGCCTTTTGTGAAAGACGCATTTACAGATACAAAATATGGACAAGGAATTACTTGGGGAATTTCTCACTTTGCAAGACCTCATGGAGATTGGAAAAGAAACCATGTAGTGTTAGTCCGTTTTGATTGTGATTTAAGTCTTGAAGTTAATGATCCCGCTATGAAAAAACATCATAATACACCAAAATTTGAGTATTTATTGAGTCATGGTTTAAATGGTAAACAAAGAGAGCGTATTTCAGCAGAAACAAAATCATTAAAATAA
- a CDS encoding arylsulfatase, with amino-acid sequence MKFSFNYFYLLVCCLLISNTIWAGKINQNPPNVILILTDDLGIGDLGCEGNPWLKTPNIDAFYNESVRMTDFHTSPLCTPTRAAIITGKYPINNGAWATFKGRDALTQNTKTMADVFKQNGYKTAMFGKWHLGDNYPTRPTDMGFETATHHLAGGVGELSDYWGNSYFDDVYYVNNKPKQFEGYCTDVWFEESTKFIKKNKEKPFFLYLPTNAPHDPLIVAEKYAAPYKKLEGKDIISANLYGMIANIDENFGKFHQFLENEKLLENTILIFMSDNGTRFGYSKDGKLGYNKGYRGIKGSKQEGGHRVPFFIRWPNGNVQGGKDINSLAEHVDLIPTLAGLCNLKIPKGMNLDGQDFSPLLTGEKNKLKSKVGFIHHRQDWRQPKDVDQTCIMKNQWRLINGNELYDIEKDPKQRTNLADKYPKIVSELLKKNAKFLERVKENREYYELPFSVVGNEAQKEIKLTIQHAIGEDSGIWKPEQVAAGMKNTNNKHALKVEKAGLYQISCRRWPKECPGPILGIPTENPKNLFKYETISPEKVRISIANQMLEKDIKEDEAEVLFTVKLEKGKTILENDFIEGKSKYGVYYTYVKYLGE; translated from the coding sequence ATGAAATTCTCTTTTAACTATTTTTATCTATTGGTGTGTTGCTTACTCATTTCAAACACTATTTGGGCAGGTAAGATAAACCAAAATCCGCCCAATGTAATCCTTATTCTAACAGACGATTTAGGCATTGGAGATTTAGGTTGCGAAGGAAATCCGTGGTTGAAAACACCAAATATTGATGCTTTTTACAATGAATCTGTAAGAATGACAGATTTTCATACAAGTCCGCTTTGTACTCCAACAAGAGCCGCAATTATTACAGGGAAATATCCTATTAATAATGGTGCGTGGGCAACTTTTAAAGGACGCGATGCCTTAACTCAAAACACCAAAACCATGGCAGATGTTTTTAAACAAAATGGTTATAAAACGGCGATGTTTGGTAAATGGCATTTGGGTGATAATTACCCAACAAGACCAACAGATATGGGGTTTGAAACAGCAACGCATCACTTAGCAGGAGGTGTTGGAGAATTATCTGATTATTGGGGGAATAGTTATTTTGACGATGTGTATTATGTAAACAACAAACCCAAGCAATTTGAAGGATATTGTACAGATGTTTGGTTTGAAGAATCAACAAAATTCATCAAAAAAAATAAAGAAAAACCATTCTTTTTGTATCTACCAACAAATGCGCCTCATGATCCTTTAATTGTTGCAGAAAAATATGCAGCACCTTATAAAAAATTAGAAGGAAAAGATATTATTAGCGCCAATTTATATGGTATGATTGCCAATATTGATGAGAATTTCGGGAAGTTTCATCAATTTTTAGAAAATGAAAAGCTGTTAGAAAACACCATTCTTATTTTTATGAGTGATAACGGAACCAGATTTGGATATTCTAAAGATGGCAAGTTAGGTTATAACAAAGGTTATAGAGGAATAAAAGGAAGTAAGCAAGAAGGAGGGCATAGAGTTCCGTTTTTTATTCGTTGGCCTAATGGAAATGTGCAAGGAGGAAAAGACATTAATAGTTTGGCAGAACATGTAGATTTAATTCCGACGTTGGCGGGTTTGTGTAATTTAAAAATCCCGAAAGGAATGAATTTAGACGGACAAGATTTTTCGCCTTTGCTAACTGGAGAAAAAAATAAATTAAAATCGAAAGTTGGTTTTATTCATCATAGGCAAGATTGGAGGCAACCAAAAGATGTGGATCAAACGTGTATTATGAAAAATCAATGGAGATTGATTAATGGTAACGAACTTTATGATATAGAAAAAGACCCAAAACAACGTACTAATCTTGCTGATAAATATCCTAAAATAGTATCAGAATTATTAAAAAAGAATGCTAAGTTTTTAGAGCGTGTAAAAGAAAATCGTGAGTATTATGAACTGCCTTTTAGTGTTGTTGGTAATGAAGCTCAAAAAGAAATTAAATTAACTATTCAGCATGCTATTGGAGAGGATTCAGGAATTTGGAAACCAGAACAAGTTGCTGCAGGAATGAAGAATACCAATAATAAGCATGCTTTAAAAGTAGAAAAAGCAGGCTTGTATCAAATATCTTGCAGACGATGGCCAAAAGAATGTCCAGGGCCAATTTTAGGAATTCCAACGGAAAATCCAAAGAATTTATTCAAGTATGAAACGATATCGCCTGAAAAAGTTAGGATTAGTATTGCAAATCAAATGCTTGAAAAAGACATAAAAGAGGATGAAGCTGAGGTTTTGTTTACTGTGAAGCTTGAAAAGGGAAAAACAATTTTAGAAAACGATTTTATAGAAGGAAAAAGTAAGTATGGTGTGTATTATACTTATGTAAAATATTTAGGAGAATAA